Proteins found in one Prochlorococcus marinus XMU1405 genomic segment:
- a CDS encoding alpha/beta hydrolase: MKFIFIIFISFCGLSFNNGLKAAEKINIKFEEMIIPLTIEQLSKLEKYKDDSTELIDWLKKNGLIRVFELSKFLEFPVFKEKGLNREILRSWIGRKILTELSKTIKVPNDNNGTEIYNTIEKLLDQEKEVSTLEIIKSLPSEEISLDIDNLILIISSWKNELSMQQELLSKLNKLERTNQNTYKNIEKKSTQDLIKIDKKIYAPHRVKAFEIEIWKSNQTNDDKELIIFMPGLGGEINNFKWIGNELAKRGWPILFIDHRGSNLESFIEVLEGKETIPGSADFFLYRIKDLHAVLKAHENGEFGLANDSYILMGHSLGALIALLYEGEKPTDQLEDKCDSALKDFAVTNLSKLLQCQLSEIPFPEKNNTNKASAIIAFNSFGSLLWPKENSAGIKTPTLLIGGTYDLITPLMNEQFRVFSALNNPSNRFLIIEGASHFSPIRINESYEENNDVFKINETFIGSEPILVQDLSTKFIVEFLKNIKDQKIPTVVKNQRDLGLNFHLLDLETIKEISEN, from the coding sequence GTGAAATTCATTTTTATAATTTTTATTAGTTTTTGTGGTTTATCTTTTAATAATGGTTTAAAGGCTGCTGAAAAGATAAATATTAAATTTGAAGAGATGATAATTCCTCTTACTATAGAACAATTATCAAAATTAGAAAAATACAAAGATGATTCAACAGAATTAATTGATTGGTTAAAAAAAAATGGATTAATAAGAGTTTTTGAATTATCAAAATTTTTAGAATTTCCAGTATTCAAGGAAAAGGGGTTAAATAGAGAAATATTAAGAAGTTGGATAGGGCGTAAAATTCTTACAGAATTAAGCAAAACCATTAAAGTTCCAAATGATAATAATGGTACAGAAATTTATAACACTATAGAAAAATTACTAGATCAAGAAAAAGAAGTTTCAACTTTAGAAATCATAAAGTCATTACCTTCAGAAGAAATTTCACTAGATATTGATAATTTAATTTTAATAATTTCATCATGGAAAAATGAATTATCAATGCAACAAGAACTTTTATCAAAATTAAATAAACTTGAAAGAACGAACCAAAATACCTACAAAAATATTGAAAAAAAATCAACTCAAGATCTAATAAAAATTGATAAAAAAATTTATGCGCCTCACCGAGTGAAAGCTTTTGAAATTGAAATATGGAAAAGCAATCAAACAAATGATGATAAAGAACTGATAATTTTTATGCCAGGGCTTGGAGGAGAAATTAATAATTTCAAATGGATAGGCAACGAATTAGCTAAAAGAGGTTGGCCAATATTATTCATAGACCATAGAGGGAGTAATTTAGAATCGTTCATAGAAGTCCTCGAAGGTAAAGAAACAATCCCAGGAAGTGCAGACTTCTTCTTATATAGAATTAAAGATTTACATGCTGTATTAAAAGCTCATGAAAATGGAGAATTTGGTTTAGCTAATGATTCTTATATTTTAATGGGACATTCACTTGGTGCATTAATAGCACTTTTATATGAAGGGGAAAAGCCTACTGATCAACTAGAGGACAAATGTGATTCAGCATTAAAAGATTTTGCAGTAACAAATTTATCTAAATTACTTCAATGTCAGCTGAGCGAAATACCATTCCCCGAGAAAAATAACACTAATAAGGCCAGTGCGATAATAGCTTTTAATTCATTTGGCAGTTTATTATGGCCAAAAGAAAATAGTGCAGGCATTAAAACACCCACCCTTTTAATAGGTGGTACTTATGACCTTATTACACCATTAATGAATGAACAATTTAGAGTTTTTTCTGCTTTAAATAATCCATCAAATAGATTTCTAATTATTGAAGGGGCAAGTCATTTCTCTCCAATAAGAATTAATGAAAGCTATGAAGAAAATAATGACGTCTTCAAAATAAATGAAACTTTTATTGGTTCAGAGCCAATATTAGTACAAGATTTATCTACTAAATTTATAGTTGAGTTTTTAAAAAATATAAAAGACCAAAAGATCCCTACAGTAGTTAAAAACCAAAGAGATTTGGGACTTAATTTCCATCTTTTAGATCTTGAAACAATAAAAGAAATTTCCGAAAATTAG
- a CDS encoding ABC transporter permease produces the protein MSRNLNKLLNYSLLKISLIPIMLWIISSLVFILLRVAPGDPVDAILGSGADEISREFLRNKLGLNEPLINQYFSYIKSILHLDFGQSLSTQEPVLNIIIKSLPASIELGFFSILSATLIGFPLGLIGLRNRGKKTDYISRILGIATYSIPPFWGAMLSQLLFSVFFNISPIGGRFPIFQQQPQITGFLVLDSILSNNIIALKDSLYYLALPSLTLGFLLSGIFSRSLRVNLDKTYKSDYVNAAICRGISRKKIFLNHALPNALLPIVTISGLTMASLAGGALLFEVTFSWPGIALRLHEAISQRDYTLVQGIVIFTSMLIVSLNLFVDILIAYLDPRIEY, from the coding sequence ATGAGTAGAAATTTAAATAAACTACTTAATTATTCCTTATTAAAAATTTCATTAATACCGATAATGTTATGGATAATTTCTTCATTAGTTTTTATTTTATTAAGAGTTGCACCTGGCGATCCTGTCGATGCCATACTTGGATCAGGTGCAGATGAGATTTCTAGGGAATTTCTAAGAAATAAATTGGGACTAAATGAACCTTTAATAAATCAATATTTTTCATATATTAAAAGTATATTGCACTTAGATTTTGGCCAATCTCTTAGTACCCAAGAGCCAGTCCTAAACATTATTATTAAGTCATTGCCTGCAAGTATTGAGCTTGGATTCTTTTCAATATTAAGTGCCACACTAATAGGATTCCCATTGGGATTAATTGGCTTAAGAAATAGAGGGAAAAAGACTGACTATATCTCTAGAATACTAGGAATTGCTACATATTCGATCCCTCCTTTTTGGGGTGCAATGTTATCCCAATTATTATTTTCTGTGTTTTTTAATATTTCCCCAATTGGGGGTAGATTTCCAATATTTCAGCAACAACCTCAAATCACAGGTTTTCTAGTTTTAGATAGTATTCTTTCAAATAATATTATTGCTCTGAAAGATAGTCTTTATTATCTCGCACTTCCTTCTCTTACCCTTGGTTTTTTATTAAGTGGGATATTCAGCCGCTCATTAAGAGTAAATTTGGATAAGACATATAAAAGTGATTATGTAAATGCTGCTATATGTAGAGGAATATCAAGGAAAAAAATATTTTTAAACCATGCATTGCCTAATGCTCTATTGCCAATTGTCACTATTTCTGGCTTGACTATGGCCTCATTGGCAGGAGGTGCTTTATTGTTCGAGGTAACTTTTTCATGGCCAGGTATAGCTTTAAGATTACATGAAGCTATTTCTCAAAGAGATTATACCTTGGTTCAAGGAATTGTAATTTTTACCTCTATGCTCATAGTTTCTTTAAATCTCTTCGTGGATATTTTAATCGCATATTTAGATCCACGAATAGAATACTAA
- a CDS encoding ABC transporter substrate-binding protein: MKKKVLLSIFIILISFLQNSCGSKRISKKIIVASSGKIESLDPARANTLKAIQLISSLGDTLYELNSDGELIPELASGMPIISKDRLQITINLRKNVFFHDGTVFNSNAIKFTFDRFKRIGTMNYILGNKIKSIETPSEYSVIINLNKPSSSLNGLLTSVNLTPISPTFYKQYSDKFLNEKFVGTGKYVLTSFSNEVQSIDPYLNYWGKKPLNKGVNFVGYSNSSSLFGALKSKQIDVLLSNSIDDSQRKSLNNLSKNKQFNEGNSPFTELSFISLKTSSYPLSNLNLRLALAKSLNRKLISEKVSYGLRKPSRSIIPPILKKDNQDLWPKYDYLEARRLLQKENYCDGNILKIPLTYRSNVPADKLIALTWQEEIKSSLNDCIEIELNGVESTTVYKNLSLGIYTAVILDWTGAYSDPEAYLTPLLSCNEIVDGKCKKGESVYSGSFWGSNKVESLFLESEKISGIKRLEKLIEIEKIAANSIPYIPIWISSQKAWSQNKISKPIFNGAGIISLSDLEIFNE; encoded by the coding sequence ATGAAAAAAAAAGTTCTTTTATCAATATTTATTATTTTAATTTCTTTTTTACAGAATTCTTGCGGCTCAAAAAGAATATCTAAAAAAATCATAGTAGCAAGTTCTGGGAAAATTGAATCTTTAGACCCAGCTAGAGCAAATACTCTTAAAGCAATTCAATTAATCAGTTCTCTAGGAGACACATTATATGAATTAAATTCTGATGGAGAATTAATACCTGAATTGGCCTCTGGCATGCCAATTATTTCAAAGGATAGACTTCAAATAACTATCAATTTAAGAAAGAATGTTTTTTTTCACGATGGAACTGTATTTAACTCAAATGCTATAAAGTTTACCTTTGATAGATTCAAAAGAATTGGAACGATGAATTATATTTTAGGAAATAAGATTAAATCAATAGAAACACCAAGTGAATATTCAGTCATAATAAATTTGAATAAACCATCAAGTTCTTTAAATGGTTTACTCACATCAGTAAATTTAACTCCAATATCTCCTACATTTTACAAACAATATTCTGATAAGTTTTTAAATGAAAAATTTGTTGGTACCGGCAAGTATGTGCTTACTAGTTTTTCTAATGAAGTTCAATCAATTGATCCATATTTGAATTATTGGGGTAAAAAGCCCTTAAATAAGGGTGTTAATTTTGTGGGATATTCAAATTCATCCTCTCTTTTTGGGGCTTTAAAAAGTAAACAAATTGACGTGCTTTTATCAAATTCAATTGATGATAGTCAGAGAAAAAGTTTAAATAATTTAAGCAAAAATAAACAGTTTAATGAAGGTAATAGCCCTTTCACTGAATTAAGTTTTATAAGCCTTAAAACTAGTTCCTATCCCTTAAGTAATCTTAATTTAAGACTGGCTTTGGCAAAAAGTCTTAATAGAAAGTTGATTAGTGAGAAAGTAAGTTATGGATTAAGGAAGCCATCTAGATCAATAATTCCTCCGATTTTAAAAAAAGATAATCAAGATCTGTGGCCTAAGTATGATTATTTAGAAGCAAGAAGGTTATTGCAAAAAGAAAATTATTGCGATGGCAATATTCTAAAAATACCCCTTACTTATAGATCGAATGTACCAGCTGACAAGCTTATTGCTCTGACATGGCAAGAAGAAATTAAAAGTTCTTTGAATGATTGTATTGAAATTGAACTCAATGGGGTTGAATCTACAACAGTTTATAAGAATCTAAGTCTAGGAATTTATACGGCAGTTATTCTTGATTGGACTGGGGCTTATTCAGATCCAGAGGCCTATCTCACTCCTCTTTTAAGTTGTAATGAAATAGTCGATGGCAAATGTAAAAAAGGAGAATCAGTTTACAGCGGTAGTTTTTGGGGATCTAATAAAGTGGAAAGTTTATTTCTTGAGAGTGAAAAAATAAGTGGAATTAAAAGATTAGAAAAACTTATTGAAATTGAAAAAATAGCAGCAAATTCAATACCTTATATTCCTATTTGGATATCCTCTCAAAAAGCATGGTCTCAAAATAAAATATCAAAACCTATTTTTAATGGTGCAGGAATAATTTCATTGAGTGATCTTGAGATATTTAATGAGTAG
- a CDS encoding homoserine dehydrogenase — protein MRKCKIGIVGFGTVGSGIYKIISSEVDSHPILKEIEIAKIAVKDINKKRDIELDNNLLTDDPFKLINDPSIDVIVEVMGGVDLAKDIILQSLKLGKSVVTANKAVIARYGEEIYKTASKEGVYILSEAAVCGGIPIIEPLKRSLKSNSIKKMIGIINGTTNFILSKMTNEKADYKETLKLAQRLGYAEFDPTADVEGHDAADKISILSELAFGGKIIREEIHSEGISKIDLKDIEYANKLGFEIKLLALSERGQINSNDSLALNIWVGPSLIPKSHPLATVKGVNNALLIEADPLGEIMLYGPGAGSGPTAASVVSDILNLHAASVKNNNSIDPLLSFYFWRKCHIIESSQINKKNYLRIVCLDSPGVIGKIGDIFGKNNVSIESIVQLDASDDKAEIVVITHEVNNGDFERSKDEINSLNEVKIIASQLSCI, from the coding sequence ATGAGAAAATGCAAAATTGGGATTGTAGGTTTTGGAACTGTAGGTTCAGGGATTTATAAAATAATAAGTTCTGAAGTTGATTCGCATCCAATTCTAAAAGAAATAGAAATTGCAAAAATAGCAGTTAAAGATATTAATAAAAAAAGGGATATTGAGCTGGATAATAATTTATTAACTGATGATCCATTTAAATTAATTAATGACCCCTCTATAGATGTAATTGTTGAAGTAATGGGTGGGGTTGATTTGGCGAAAGATATTATTCTGCAATCATTAAAATTAGGTAAATCTGTTGTTACAGCAAATAAAGCAGTCATTGCAAGATATGGAGAAGAAATATATAAAACTGCATCTAAAGAAGGAGTTTATATATTGTCGGAGGCAGCAGTTTGTGGGGGGATTCCTATAATCGAACCCTTAAAAAGATCATTAAAAAGTAACAGTATAAAAAAAATGATTGGAATAATAAATGGCACAACAAATTTTATTCTTTCAAAGATGACGAATGAAAAAGCTGATTACAAGGAGACCTTAAAATTGGCCCAAAGACTTGGTTATGCAGAATTTGATCCAACTGCAGATGTTGAGGGCCATGATGCTGCTGATAAGATTTCAATTCTTAGTGAACTTGCATTTGGAGGGAAAATTATAAGAGAGGAGATTCATTCTGAGGGCATTAGCAAAATTGATCTAAAGGATATCGAATATGCCAATAAATTAGGTTTTGAAATAAAACTTTTAGCGCTCTCCGAAAGGGGACAAATTAATAGTAATGATTCACTCGCTTTGAATATTTGGGTAGGACCTTCTTTGATTCCAAAATCTCATCCATTGGCAACAGTTAAGGGAGTTAATAATGCCTTATTGATAGAGGCCGATCCTCTTGGAGAGATAATGTTATATGGTCCAGGTGCAGGGAGTGGCCCAACTGCTGCATCAGTAGTATCAGATATATTAAATCTGCATGCCGCCTCAGTAAAAAATAATAATTCAATCGATCCATTATTATCTTTTTATTTCTGGAGAAAATGTCATATCATCGAATCTTCACAAATAAATAAAAAAAATTACCTTAGAATTGTTTGTCTTGATAGTCCAGGTGTTATAGGAAAGATTGGAGATATTTTTGGAAAGAATAATGTATCAATAGAATCAATCGTTCAACTTGATGCAAGTGACGACAAAGCTGAAATTGTCGTTATTACTCATGAGGTGAACAATGGAGATTTTGAGAGATCGAAAGATGAAATAAATTCGCTAAATGAAGTTAAAATTATTGCAAGTCAATTAAGTTGTATTTAA
- a CDS encoding SufE family protein, whose protein sequence is MENQEKYNNLSRLVEKLKKSEDPKRKYEYILWLGKKLKEPDNEILVEENKVKGCVSEVFVKANIKGGKLFWEGYSDALITKGLLAFLITGLNELTPNEVIKIDKKFIEDTGLKSSLTPSRSNGFLNILLKMQSQANEFL, encoded by the coding sequence ATGGAAAATCAAGAAAAATACAATAATTTATCAAGATTAGTTGAAAAGTTGAAGAAATCAGAAGATCCAAAAAGAAAATATGAATACATTTTGTGGTTAGGGAAAAAATTGAAAGAACCAGATAATGAAATCCTTGTTGAAGAAAATAAAGTTAAAGGATGCGTTTCAGAAGTTTTTGTTAAGGCAAATATTAAAGGAGGTAAATTATTTTGGGAAGGATATTCTGATGCCCTAATAACCAAAGGTTTATTAGCATTTTTAATTACTGGGTTAAATGAATTAACACCTAATGAGGTTATTAAAATAGATAAGAAATTTATTGAAGATACTGGGTTGAAATCAAGCTTAACACCTTCTCGGTCAAATGGTTTTTTAAACATATTGTTGAAAATGCAGTCTCAAGCAAATGAATTTTTGTAG
- a CDS encoding 5-formyltetrahydrofolate cyclo-ligase, protein MTISEKKKFERHTFRKLRDEISLNQREKVEKNVKLYIDSFIKEYKNIGYIAIYWPLRNEVDIRSLKENFSIALPRCKNKKELLFYPWDKEPLSKDYEGILSPNNSFSLSYNQISMILVPCLSVDKNLTRLGYGGGYFDKLRTDNNWRNVPCIGVLTSNCVSTIPLTRAEWDIPLSGFITEKEIFV, encoded by the coding sequence ATGACTATTTCTGAAAAAAAGAAATTTGAGAGGCATACCTTTAGAAAACTTAGAGATGAGATTTCTTTAAATCAAAGAGAAAAAGTAGAAAAAAATGTAAAATTATATATTGATTCATTTATAAAGGAATATAAAAATATTGGTTACATTGCAATATATTGGCCTCTAAGAAATGAAGTAGATATTAGGAGTCTTAAGGAAAATTTTTCTATAGCTTTGCCCAGATGTAAAAATAAAAAAGAATTGTTATTTTATCCATGGGATAAAGAACCTCTCTCAAAAGATTATGAGGGGATACTAAGTCCAAATAACTCTTTTTCATTAAGTTATAACCAGATAAGTATGATTCTTGTACCATGTCTTTCTGTAGATAAAAATTTAACAAGATTAGGTTATGGAGGAGGTTATTTTGATAAATTAAGGACAGATAATAATTGGAGAAATGTTCCATGCATTGGAGTATTAACTTCCAATTGTGTAAGTACGATTCCATTAACCAGAGCTGAGTGGGATATTCCTTTATCAGGGTTTATCACAGAAAAAGAAATATTTGTATAA
- the ruvC gene encoding crossover junction endodeoxyribonuclease RuvC gives MRIIGIDPGLARVGYGIIEIENGKKILLDCGVIETGKDKKEEDRLYEIFKDLNELINHWNPTSAAVEKFFFYRSSTTISVVQARGVIMMVLASRKIHVSEYSPAQIKLTIAGSGKASKKEVLDAVMYSLELKKPPKPDDSADALAIALTKLNEDGIN, from the coding sequence GTGAGAATAATTGGGATTGACCCCGGATTAGCTAGAGTTGGTTATGGAATTATTGAAATAGAGAATGGGAAAAAGATATTATTAGATTGTGGTGTAATCGAAACAGGCAAAGATAAAAAAGAAGAAGATAGACTTTATGAGATATTTAAAGATCTTAATGAATTAATAAATCATTGGAATCCAACATCAGCAGCGGTAGAAAAATTTTTCTTTTACAGATCAAGTACTACGATTAGTGTGGTGCAGGCTAGAGGCGTGATTATGATGGTATTAGCCTCAAGAAAAATTCATGTTAGTGAATATTCTCCTGCTCAGATAAAATTAACGATTGCCGGGTCTGGAAAAGCATCTAAGAAGGAAGTTCTTGATGCTGTTATGTATAGCTTAGAACTTAAAAAACCTCCAAAACCTGATGATTCAGCAGATGCCTTGGCCATAGCTCTCACAAAACTAAATGAAGATGGCATCAACTGA
- the bchI gene encoding magnesium chelatase ATPase subunit I — MPTTKKRRVFPFTAVIGQEEMKLALLLNVIDPRIGGVMIMGDRGTGKSTTIRALADLLPAIDVVKDDPYNSSLVDPDLQSKEVLEKITQGENLESIQKQVPMVDLPLGATEDRLCGTIDIEKALSEGVKAFEPGLLAKANRGLLYVDEVNLLDDHLVDVLLDSAASGWNTVEREGVSVRHPARFVLIGSGNPEEGELRPQLLDRFGMSVEVKTVRDAELRVQVVDQRTSFDDNPDEFSLSVEKQQDELQQKVMKAQEMLNSVQMDDDLRLNISAICGELDVDGLRGDIVTNRSARAIAAFEGRTEVQEDDIARVISCSLRHRLRKDPLEQVDSGERVIQAFCKVFDLDEKENLSKFQLSAEA, encoded by the coding sequence GTGCCTACAACAAAGAAAAGAAGAGTTTTTCCTTTTACAGCTGTAATTGGTCAAGAAGAAATGAAATTGGCTCTCTTATTAAATGTGATTGATCCAAGAATTGGAGGAGTGATGATAATGGGTGATAGAGGGACTGGAAAGTCGACCACAATAAGGGCCCTTGCTGATTTGTTGCCAGCAATCGATGTTGTTAAAGACGATCCATATAATAGTTCTCTCGTCGATCCTGATTTACAAAGTAAAGAAGTTTTAGAAAAAATTACTCAAGGAGAAAATCTAGAGAGTATTCAAAAACAAGTACCTATGGTTGACTTACCTTTAGGGGCTACTGAAGACAGGCTTTGTGGAACCATTGATATAGAAAAGGCTTTAAGTGAGGGTGTCAAGGCATTCGAGCCTGGATTATTGGCTAAAGCTAATAGGGGTTTACTATATGTTGATGAAGTAAATTTGCTTGATGATCATTTAGTTGACGTACTTCTAGATTCGGCTGCTTCCGGATGGAATACAGTTGAAAGGGAGGGAGTTTCAGTCCGACATCCTGCGAGGTTTGTCCTTATTGGGTCGGGAAATCCAGAAGAAGGTGAATTAAGGCCTCAACTATTAGATAGGTTTGGAATGAGTGTTGAGGTTAAGACAGTTAGAGATGCTGAATTAAGAGTTCAAGTCGTAGATCAAAGAACTTCTTTTGACGATAATCCTGACGAATTTTCATTGAGCGTTGAGAAACAACAGGATGAACTTCAACAAAAGGTTATGAAAGCACAAGAAATGTTAAATTCTGTTCAAATGGACGATGACCTAAGATTGAATATTTCTGCAATCTGCGGAGAACTAGATGTTGATGGTTTACGTGGAGATATTGTTACAAATCGATCGGCAAGGGCAATTGCTGCCTTTGAGGGCAGAACTGAAGTGCAAGAAGATGACATAGCAAGGGTTATTTCTTGCTCTTTAAGACACAGACTAAGAAAAGATCCCTTAGAACAAGTTGATTCAGGTGAAAGAGTTATTCAAGCCTTTTGTAAAGTATTTGATTTAGATGAAAAAGAAAATCTTTCAAAATTTCAATTGTCTGCAGAAGCTTAA
- a CDS encoding RNA methyltransferase — MILGKIFSNLKVILVEPNGPLNVGSVARLCSNFEVDELRIVSPKCDIFSLEAKKMALKGHKFLENCKIFDNLQKAIFDCDVVLASCGRIDVNKNSFFGSSEDIFDWTLSFKKINNLAIIFGREDRGLTNSELLLANKTFNIPTSQNNPSLNLSHAVSIALYELNKSSKRNIDQELKVFNLASPKQIHDSFLEIEELLLKVGYLLKHTSKAKISKFKNYFLRANTSMHEINVLRGIVHQINWFLNNSKK; from the coding sequence ATAATTTTGGGGAAAATTTTTTCTAATTTAAAAGTAATATTAGTTGAACCAAATGGCCCTTTAAATGTAGGGAGCGTTGCTAGATTATGCTCTAACTTTGAAGTTGATGAATTAAGAATTGTTTCTCCGAAATGCGATATATTTTCTTTAGAAGCAAAAAAAATGGCTCTTAAAGGTCATAAATTTCTTGAAAATTGTAAGATTTTTGATAACCTTCAAAAAGCAATTTTTGACTGTGATGTAGTTCTAGCTTCTTGTGGAAGGATTGATGTAAATAAAAATTCATTTTTTGGATCTTCTGAAGATATATTTGATTGGACTTTATCCTTTAAAAAGATAAATAATTTAGCAATTATATTTGGAAGAGAAGATAGAGGTTTAACTAACAGTGAATTGCTTTTGGCGAATAAAACTTTTAATATCCCAACTTCTCAGAATAATCCTTCGTTAAATCTTTCTCACGCAGTTTCAATAGCTTTGTATGAGTTAAATAAGTCTTCAAAAAGAAACATTGATCAAGAACTAAAAGTTTTTAATCTTGCATCACCAAAACAAATACATGATTCGTTTTTGGAGATAGAAGAATTACTTTTGAAGGTTGGATATCTTTTAAAACATACTTCTAAGGCAAAAATCAGTAAATTTAAGAATTATTTTTTGAGGGCAAATACATCAATGCACGAAATAAATGTTTTAAGAGGAATTGTCCATCAAATAAACTGGTTTTTGAACAATTCAAAAAAATAA
- a CDS encoding c-type cytochrome produces the protein MSTSSSTAAERDFKREFLKIVFILFGVFFICFSIFFVKHQENNKYIIETLALNGSADEGDALFKINCVGCHGITARGLVGPDLHSITQRLNDKEIIKQVTGGLTPPMPSFEIDPVNMSNLLKYLHSLE, from the coding sequence GTGTCAACATCTTCATCAACTGCAGCAGAAAGAGACTTTAAAAGAGAATTCTTAAAAATTGTTTTTATTTTATTTGGAGTTTTTTTTATTTGTTTTTCAATATTTTTCGTAAAACATCAAGAAAATAACAAATATATTATTGAAACTCTTGCGCTTAATGGCTCTGCTGATGAAGGAGATGCTCTTTTTAAGATAAATTGTGTTGGATGTCATGGAATTACAGCAAGGGGATTAGTGGGGCCAGACTTACACTCAATAACTCAACGTTTGAATGATAAAGAGATAATAAAACAAGTTACTGGAGGCCTAACTCCCCCTATGCCAAGTTTTGAAATTGATCCTGTAAATATGTCCAATTTATTAAAATATCTTCATAGCCTTGAATAA
- the petG gene encoding cytochrome b6-f complex subunit V has product MIEPLLCGIVLGLVPITLLGLFVSAWNQYRRGSGMLDID; this is encoded by the coding sequence ATGATCGAGCCTCTTCTATGTGGAATTGTTTTAGGTTTAGTTCCAATAACTCTTCTTGGATTATTCGTAAGTGCATGGAATCAATACAGAAGAGGTTCAGGGATGCTGGACATTGATTAA
- the rsmD gene encoding 16S rRNA (guanine(966)-N(2))-methyltransferase RsmD, with protein MKSNLRLIGGKRLQSPNNIYTRPTTLRVREALFNILNKRVENSNWLDLFSGTGSISCEAYNHGARKIIAIEKNKNNSKICLKNLLSLQDINNRKNDIDVICKDVLNWTKPNHERNLSSRIFDLTKFKFDFVYLDPPYDANFHELVLNQIFNCNFLKKDSIVICEHSPNIFIKKSTLWETIDVRNYGQSRLTFLINVQHP; from the coding sequence ATGAAATCTAACTTAAGATTAATAGGAGGTAAAAGACTCCAAAGCCCAAATAATATTTATACGAGACCTACAACATTAAGAGTTAGAGAGGCTTTATTTAATATACTAAATAAAAGGGTTGAAAATAGTAACTGGTTAGATTTATTTAGTGGAACAGGATCGATATCTTGTGAGGCATATAATCATGGTGCAAGAAAAATAATTGCAATTGAAAAAAACAAAAACAACTCAAAAATTTGCTTAAAAAATTTACTCTCTTTGCAGGATATAAACAATAGGAAAAACGATATTGATGTTATTTGTAAAGACGTTTTGAACTGGACAAAACCAAATCACGAGAGAAACTTATCATCAAGAATTTTTGATTTAACAAAATTTAAATTTGATTTTGTTTATCTAGATCCTCCATATGATGCTAATTTTCACGAATTAGTTTTAAATCAAATATTTAATTGTAATTTTTTAAAAAAAGATTCAATAGTTATTTGTGAACATTCTCCAAACATATTTATTAAAAAAAGTACTTTATGGGAAACTATAGATGTAAGAAATTATGGGCAATCAAGATTAACATTTTTAATCAATGTCCAGCATCCCTGA
- the hisH gene encoding imidazole glycerol phosphate synthase subunit HisH translates to MHKIGLIDYGMGNIHSVTKSLESLGEEIILIKNFNESNLCKAIILPGVGAFDPAMNNLINTDLISDLKKWIISGKSFLGICLGLQLLFESSDEGKVQGLGILKGKIQKIPNIVNQRIPHMGWCQLLSTKPNTLLELKELNNWVYFVHSYHAIPDDLNIIAAQVNYGSEKLTAMIEHDNLLACQFHPEKSGKTGEKLLRRWLSNIK, encoded by the coding sequence TTGCACAAAATTGGACTTATAGATTATGGGATGGGTAACATTCATTCCGTAACAAAATCTCTAGAAAGTCTTGGAGAAGAAATAATATTAATTAAAAACTTTAATGAGTCCAATCTTTGTAAGGCGATAATACTTCCTGGGGTTGGAGCCTTTGATCCTGCAATGAATAATCTTATAAATACTGATTTGATAAGTGATTTAAAAAAATGGATCATAAGCGGGAAGTCTTTTTTGGGGATTTGTTTAGGTCTCCAACTCCTTTTTGAATCAAGCGATGAAGGAAAAGTTCAAGGTCTGGGAATTTTAAAAGGAAAAATACAAAAAATACCTAATATTGTTAACCAAAGAATCCCACATATGGGTTGGTGCCAACTTTTATCTACAAAACCAAATACTTTACTAGAGCTTAAAGAATTAAATAATTGGGTCTATTTTGTACATTCCTATCATGCAATCCCAGACGACTTAAATATTATTGCAGCTCAGGTAAATTATGGTTCCGAAAAATTAACTGCAATGATTGAGCATGATAATTTATTGGCTTGTCAATTTCATCCGGAAAAATCTGGTAAAACTGGAGAAAAACTTTTGAGAAGGTGGCTTAGTAATATTAAATAG